Proteins co-encoded in one Brassica rapa cultivar Chiifu-401-42 chromosome A02, CAAS_Brap_v3.01, whole genome shotgun sequence genomic window:
- the LOC103851243 gene encoding probably inactive leucine-rich repeat receptor-like protein kinase At5g48380 — MSIMTIIPTCLWFLLVSSFTCANKADVYCLRDIYSQVKDPNRYLTSWVFGNTTSGYICNFSGVTCWHDDENRVLSIKLSGFGLEGEFPSGIMYCTGLVDLDLSRNNFYGALPSNMVSLVPFLTTLDLSYNQFSGEIPASLSNIKFLNILMLQHNQFTGQLPPELASLPRLYKFSVADNQLTGPIPRFNETTMSIGPENFANNEGLCGRPMDACVDPEEEMIRLGKMGAAVGAALLAPVGAFLDWFSINNRKKKQGDTRHRSLIFHIGD, encoded by the coding sequence ATGTCTATTATGACCATAATCCCAACTTGTCTCTGGTTCTTACTAGTGTCTAGCTTCACATGCGCGAACAAGGCCGACGTATATTGCTTGAGGGACATATATTCTCAAGTCAAGGATCCAAACCGATATTTAACGAGTTGGGTATTTGGCAACACGACTTCAGGTTACATCTGCAACTTCAGTGGTGTGACTTGCTGGCATGATGATGAGAATAGGGTTCTGAGCATTAAGCTTTCTGGTTTTGGTCTCGAAGGAGAATTCCCTTCTGGGATTATGTACTGTACTGGTTTGGTAGATCTGGATCTTTCTAGAAACAACTTCTATGGAGCTTTGCCATCCAACATGGTCTCTTTGGTTCCATTTCTCACAACTCTCGACCTCTCTTACAATCAATTCTCCGGTGAAATCCCAGCCAGTTTATCAAATATTAAGTTCCTGAACATTCTTATGCTCCAGCATAACCAGTTCACCGGTCAACTTCCTCCCGAGCTAGCGTCACTTCCGCGGCTCTACAAGTTTTCAGTGGCAGACAATCAACTGACCGGTCCTATCCCACGTTTCAACGAAACAACAATGAGTATTGGACCGGAGAACTTTGCTAATAACGAGGGTTTGTGTGGTCGGCCTATGGATGCTTGTGTTGACCCGGAAGAAGAAATGATCCGGTTAGGGAAGATGGGTGCAGCAGTTGGTGCGGCTTTACTTGCACCAGTAGGTGCATTCTTAGACTGGTTCTCCATCAACAATAGGAAGAAGAAACAAGGAGATACAAGACACCGCAGCTTGATTTTCCACATTGGGGACTGA
- the LOC103851244 gene encoding glycosyl hydrolase 5 family protein-like: MARSIYLCIFLLFITWISILSTSFPLSTKTRWIVDEKGQRVKLACVNWPAHLQPAVAEGLSKQPLDSISKKIVSMGFNCVRLTWPLDLMTNDTLALKITVKQSFESLKLFDDALGIQTHNPKILNLPIFNAFQEVVSNLGQNGLMVILDNHLTYPGWCCSDNDLDAFFGYPNFDPVIWAKGLGKMATLFRNVTNVIGMSLRNEPRGTRDYPDLWFRFMPKGAEAVHAANPEVLVILSGIDFDTNLSFLRDRFFNVSFTDKLVFEQHWYSFSHEGGAWVKHNSNDICAKIIGEVNHNGGFLLDRGFPLILSEFGTDERGVDVSGNRYMNCLVAWAAEKDLDWAVWALTGDYYLRTGTKHMVETYGVLDATWKNVRNSTYLQKLSGIQHPFRGPGLQEKKLVLHPHTGLCVTTNHSGNVPTLRLELCTQSESSTFNPKEGILWVNKMCVETPDVAGQKVKLGVGSKCSKLGQISATKMHLSFKTSNGLLLCLDVDERDNIIVANPCKCLTKDASCDPASQWFKVL; encoded by the exons atggCGAGATCTATCTATTTGTGCATCTTCTTATTATTCATTACTTGGATTTCAATTCTATCCACAAGCTTTCCGCTCTCCACAAAAACTCGTTGGATCGTAGACGAGAAAGGCCAAAGGGTGAAGCTAGCCTGCGTGAACTGGCCCGCTCATCTCCAGCCCGCTGTGGCTGAAGGTCTAAGCAAACAGCCATTAGACTCCATTTCCAAGAAGATTGTCTCGATGGGATTTAACTGCGTTAGGCTCACTTGGCCTCTTGATTTGATGACTAATGACACACTGGCTCTTAAAATCACGGTCAAACAGTCTTTTGAAAGCTTGAAGTTGTTTGATGATGCTCTTGGGATTCAAACTCACAATCCCAAAATCCTTAATCTTCCCATATTCAATGCATTCCAG GAAGTTGTATCGAACCTTGGACAAAACGGATTGATGGTGATACTAGACAACCACTTGACATATCCAGGCTGGTGTTGCAGCGACAACGACCTCGACGCTTTCTTCGGCTACCCTAACTTTGATCCCGTCATTTGGGCCAAGGGCTTGGGAAAGATGGCTACTCTTTTCCGCAATGTCACTAATGTCATTGGCATGAGCCTTAGGAACGAGCCACGTGGTACTAGAGATTACCCTGACCTCTGGTTCAG GTTCATGCCAAAAGGAGCAGAAGCAGTGCACGCCGCAAACCCTGAAGTACTAGTCATCCTCTCCGGCATAGACTTCGACACAAACCTCTCTTTCCTTCGTGACCGCTTCTTCAACGTCAGCTTCACCGATAAACTCGTCTTCGAGCAGCATTGGTACAGCTTCTCCCACGAGGGAGGCGCGTGGGTAAAACACAACTCCAACGATATTTGCGCCAAAATCATCGGGGAAGTCAATCATAATGGAGGATTCTTGCTCGACAGAGGCTTTCCTTTGATTTTGAGTGAGTTTGGGACTGACGAGAGAGGCGTTGACGTCAGCGGAAACCGGTATATGAATTGTTTGGTGGCTTGGGCCGCTGAGAAGGATTTGGATTGGGCGGTTTGGGCATTAACCGGAGATTATTATTTGAGAACCGGTACAAAACATATGGTTGAGACTTATGGCGTTTTGGATGCTACTTGGAAAAACGTCAGAAACTCTACTTACTTGCAGAAACTCTCCGGAATTCAACATCCATTTAGAG gaCCCGGTTTACAAGAGAAAAAGCTTGTTTTGCACCCACATACTGGTCTATGTGTCACCACTAACCACTCAGGCAATGTACCAACACTTCGACTTGAACTATGCACTCAATCAGAGTCATCCACCTTCAATCCCAAGGAAGGTATTCTCTGGGTCAATAAAATGTGCGTCGAAACTCCAGATGTTGCTGGACAAAAAGTGAAGCTTGGAGTTGGCAGTAAGTGCTCTAAGTTGGGACAAATCTCAGCTACTAAGATGCATTTGTCGTTTAAGACAAGTAATGGCTTGTTACTATGTCTTGATGTGGATGAACGTGACAACATCATTGTCGCTAACCCTTGCAAGTGTTTGACCAAGGATGCTTCGTGTGATCCAGCGAGCCAGTGGTTCAAAGTTCTTTaa
- the LOC103851061 gene encoding glutathione S-transferase DHAR3, chloroplastic isoform X3, producing MIRLRFQPSTVGVLSASVNRAWLTRRYGTNEPGSTRGFGTSAMAASPLEICVKASVTTPNKLGDCPFCQRVLLTMEEKHVPYDMKLVDLINKPEWFLKISPEGKVPLVKFNEKWVLDSNVITQSLEEKYPEPPLTTPPEKASVGSKIFSTFIGFLKSKDQGDGTEQALLNELSTFNDYLKENGPFINGEKISAVDLSLGPKLHHMKIALGHYKDWSVPDSLSFLKSYMEMIYRMFSRGNHSRKHKLKQRM from the exons atgATAAGACTGAGGTTTCAACCAAGCACCGTCGGTGTTTTATCGGCGTCAGTCAACCGCGCCTGGTTAACCAGACGTTACGGTACGAATGAACCGGGATCGACTCGTGGGTTTGGAACGTCGGCGATGGCGGCGAGTCCTTTGGAAATCTGCGTCAAAGCTTCCGTCACTACACCCAACAAGCTTGGTGACT GCCCTTTTTGCCAAAGGGTGTTGCTGACTATGGAGGAGAAGCATGTACCTTATGACATGAAATTGGTGGATTTGATTAACAAGCCAGAGTG GTTCTTGAAAATTAGTCCAGAAGGTAAAGTCCCTCTGGTAAAGTTTAATGAGAAATGGGTTCTGGATTCGAATGTTATAACACAATCTTTGGAAGAGAAGTACCCTGAGCCTCCTCTAACAACCCCACCAGAAAAGGCTTCAGT TGGGTCGAAGATCTTCTCCACATTTATCGGCTTTCTCAAGAGCAAAGATCAAGGAGATGGCACTGAGCAAGCTTTATTGAATGAGCTTAGTACATTCAACGATTATCTCAAAGAAAAT GGACCTTTCATAAATGGGGAGAAGATTTCAGCAGTGGATTTGTCCTTAGGACCAAAGTTACACCACATGAAGATCGCATTGGGGCATTACAAGGATTGGTCTGTTCCAGATTCactttctttccttaaatccTACATGGAG ATGATTTACAGAATGTTTTCTCGAGGGAATCATTCTCGAAAACACAAGCTCAAGCAGAGGATGTAA
- the LOC103851061 gene encoding glutathione S-transferase DHAR3, chloroplastic isoform X2, translating into MIRLRFQPSTVGVLSASVNRAWLTRRYGTNEPGSTRGFGTSAMAASPLEICVKASVTTPNKLGPFCQRVLLTMEEKHVPYDMKLVDLINKPEWFLKISPEGKVPLVKFNEKWVLDSNVITQSLEEKYPEPPLTTPPEKASVGSKIFSTFIGFLKSKDQGDGTEQALLNELSTFNDYLKENGPFINGEKISAVDLSLGPKLHHMKIALGHYKDWSVPDSLSFLKSYMENVFSRESFSKTQAQAEDVIAGWRPKVMA; encoded by the exons atgATAAGACTGAGGTTTCAACCAAGCACCGTCGGTGTTTTATCGGCGTCAGTCAACCGCGCCTGGTTAACCAGACGTTACGGTACGAATGAACCGGGATCGACTCGTGGGTTTGGAACGTCGGCGATGGCGGCGAGTCCTTTGGAAATCTGCGTCAAAGCTTCCGTCACTACACCCAACAAGCTTG GCCCTTTTTGCCAAAGGGTGTTGCTGACTATGGAGGAGAAGCATGTACCTTATGACATGAAATTGGTGGATTTGATTAACAAGCCAGAGTG GTTCTTGAAAATTAGTCCAGAAGGTAAAGTCCCTCTGGTAAAGTTTAATGAGAAATGGGTTCTGGATTCGAATGTTATAACACAATCTTTGGAAGAGAAGTACCCTGAGCCTCCTCTAACAACCCCACCAGAAAAGGCTTCAGT TGGGTCGAAGATCTTCTCCACATTTATCGGCTTTCTCAAGAGCAAAGATCAAGGAGATGGCACTGAGCAAGCTTTATTGAATGAGCTTAGTACATTCAACGATTATCTCAAAGAAAAT GGACCTTTCATAAATGGGGAGAAGATTTCAGCAGTGGATTTGTCCTTAGGACCAAAGTTACACCACATGAAGATCGCATTGGGGCATTACAAGGATTGGTCTGTTCCAGATTCactttctttccttaaatccTACATGGAG AATGTTTTCTCGAGGGAATCATTCTCGAAAACACAAGCTCAAGCAGAGGATGTAATTGCTGGTTGGAGACCGAAGGTGATGGCCTGA
- the LOC103851061 gene encoding glutathione S-transferase DHAR3, chloroplastic isoform X1 has protein sequence MIRLRFQPSTVGVLSASVNRAWLTRRYGTNEPGSTRGFGTSAMAASPLEICVKASVTTPNKLGDCPFCQRVLLTMEEKHVPYDMKLVDLINKPEWFLKISPEGKVPLVKFNEKWVLDSNVITQSLEEKYPEPPLTTPPEKASVGSKIFSTFIGFLKSKDQGDGTEQALLNELSTFNDYLKENGPFINGEKISAVDLSLGPKLHHMKIALGHYKDWSVPDSLSFLKSYMENVFSRESFSKTQAQAEDVIAGWRPKVMA, from the exons atgATAAGACTGAGGTTTCAACCAAGCACCGTCGGTGTTTTATCGGCGTCAGTCAACCGCGCCTGGTTAACCAGACGTTACGGTACGAATGAACCGGGATCGACTCGTGGGTTTGGAACGTCGGCGATGGCGGCGAGTCCTTTGGAAATCTGCGTCAAAGCTTCCGTCACTACACCCAACAAGCTTGGTGACT GCCCTTTTTGCCAAAGGGTGTTGCTGACTATGGAGGAGAAGCATGTACCTTATGACATGAAATTGGTGGATTTGATTAACAAGCCAGAGTG GTTCTTGAAAATTAGTCCAGAAGGTAAAGTCCCTCTGGTAAAGTTTAATGAGAAATGGGTTCTGGATTCGAATGTTATAACACAATCTTTGGAAGAGAAGTACCCTGAGCCTCCTCTAACAACCCCACCAGAAAAGGCTTCAGT TGGGTCGAAGATCTTCTCCACATTTATCGGCTTTCTCAAGAGCAAAGATCAAGGAGATGGCACTGAGCAAGCTTTATTGAATGAGCTTAGTACATTCAACGATTATCTCAAAGAAAAT GGACCTTTCATAAATGGGGAGAAGATTTCAGCAGTGGATTTGTCCTTAGGACCAAAGTTACACCACATGAAGATCGCATTGGGGCATTACAAGGATTGGTCTGTTCCAGATTCactttctttccttaaatccTACATGGAG AATGTTTTCTCGAGGGAATCATTCTCGAAAACACAAGCTCAAGCAGAGGATGTAATTGCTGGTTGGAGACCGAAGGTGATGGCCTGA
- the LOC103851062 gene encoding glycosyl hydrolase 5 family protein — MARSFYLCIFLLFITWIPIISTSFPLSTNTRWIVDEKGQRVKLACVNWPAHLQPAVAEGLSKQPLDSISKKIVSMGFNCVRLTWPLDLMTNDTLALKITVKQSFESLNLFDDALGIQTHNPKIFNLPIFNAFQEVVSNLGQNGLMVILDNHLTYPGWCCSDNDLDAFFGYPNFDPVIWAKGLGKMATLFRNVTNVIGMSLRNEPRGTRDYPDLWFRFMPKGAEAVHAANPEVLVILSGIDFDTNLSFLRDRFFNVSFTDKLVFEQHWYSFSHEGGAWVKHNSNDICAKIIGEVNHNGGFLLDRGFPLILSEFGTDERGVDVSGNRYMNCLVAWAAEKDLDWAVWALTGDYYLRTGTKHMVETYGVLDATWKNVRNSTYLQKLSGIQHPFRGPGLQEKKLVLHPHTGLCVTTNHSGNVPTLRLELCTKSEPSTFNPKEGILWINKMCVETPDVAGQKVKLGVGSKCSKLGQISATKMHLSFKTSNGLLLCLDVDERDNSIVANPCKCLTKDASCDPASQWFKVL; from the exons atggCTAGATCTTTCTATTTGTGTATCTTCTTATTATTCATTACTTGGATTCCAATTATATCAACAAGCTTTCCGCTCTCAACAAACACTCGATGGATCGTGGACGAGAAAGGCCAAAGGGTAAAGCTAGCCTGCGTGAACTGGCCCGCTCATCTCCAGCCCGCTGTGGCTGAAGGGCTAAGCAAACAACCATTAGACTCCATCTCCAAGAAGATTGTCTCAATGGGATTTAACTGTGTTAGACTCACTTGGCCTCTTGATTTGATGACTAATGACACACTGGCTCTTAAAATCACGGTCAAACAGTCATTTGAAAGCTTGAACTTGTTTGATGATGCTCTTGGGATTCAAACTCACAATCCCAAAATCTTTAATCTTCCCATATTCAATGCATTCCAG gaAGTGGTTTCGAACCTAGGACAAAACGGGTTGATGGTGATACTAGACAACCACTTGACATATCCAGGCTGGTGTTGCAGCGACAACGACCTCGACGCTTTCTTCGGCTACCCTAACTTTGATCCCGTCATTTGGGCCAAGGGCTTGGGCAAGATGGCTACTCTTTTCCGCAATGTTACCAATGTCATTGGCATGAGCCTTAGGAACGAGCCGCGTGGTACTAGAGATTACCCTGACCTCTGGTTCAG GTTCATGCCAAAAGGAGCAGAAGCAGTGCACGCCGCAAACCCTGAAGTATTAGTCATCCTCTCCGGCATAGACTTTGACACAAACCTCTCTTTCCTCCGTGACCGCTTCTTCAACGTCAGCTTCACCGATAAACTCGTCTTCGAGCAGCATTGGTACAGCTTCTCCCACGAGGGAGGCGCGTGGGTAAAACACAACTCCAACGATATTTGCGCCAAAATCATCGGGGAAGTCAATCATAATGGAGGATTCTTGCTCGACAGAGGCTTTCCTTTGATTTTGAGTGAGTTTGGGACTGACGAGAGAGGCGTTGACGTCAGCGGAAACCGGTATATGAATTGTTTGGTGGCTTGGGCCGCTGAGAAGGATTTGGATTGGGCGGTTTGGGCATTAACCGGAGATTATTATTTGAGAACCGGTACAAAACATATGGTTGAGACTTATGGCGTTTTGGATGCTACTTGGAAAAACGTCAGAAACTCTACTTACTTGCAGAAACTCTCCGGAATTCAACATCCATTTAGAG gaCCCGGTTTACAAGAGAAAAAGCTTGTTTTGCACCCACATACTGGCCTATGTGTCACCACTAACCACTCAGGCAATGTACCCACACTTCGACTTGAACTATGCACTAAATCCGAGCCATCGACCTTTAATCCCAAGGAAGGCATTCTCTGGATCAATAAAATGTGCGTTGAAACTCCAGATGTTGCTGGACAAAAGGTGAAGCTTGGAGTTGGCTCTAAGTGCTCTAAGTTGGGACAAATCTCAGCTACTAAGATGCATTTGTCGTTTAAGACAAGTAATGGCTTGTTGCTATGTCTTGATGTGGATGAACGTGACAACAGCATTGTCGCTAACCCTTGCAAGTGTTTGACCAAGGATGCTTCGTGTGATCCAGCGAGCCAGTGGTTCAAAGTTCTTTAA
- the LOC103851246 gene encoding amino acid transporter AVT1H: MSGTKVCIACVEENKVCECHHENPVKELGLSHEASENSSFLHSVINMVGMLIGLGQLSMPYAVESGGWISIFLLISLGVLTTYTSHILGNCLRRNPKSKSYSDIGYSAFGLHGRLLASLFIYLEIFMALVSYTISLHDNIAAAFPATFTNLHNGSFPAAKLTAVAVAIALPSLWIRNLSSISYLSSGGIFMSAVIFMSVVYTAVFGGVIDDGRIPVLRLGNIPTVSGVYLFGFGGHIVFPNLYTSMKDPSKFTKVH; this comes from the exons ATGTCGGGAACGAAGGTCTGTATTGCGTGTGTTGAGGAAAACAAAGTGTGTGAATGTCACCACGAAAACCCGGTTAAAGAGTTGGGTTTGAGTCATGAGGCGTCTGAGAATAGTTCATTTCTTCATTCGGTTATCAACATGGTTGGTATGCTCATTG GACTAGGCCAACTATCAATGCCATACGCCGTGGAAAGTGGTGGTTGGATCTCAATCTTCCTCCTAATATCCCTCGGAGTTCTCACCACTTACACCTCCCACATCCTCGGAAACTGTCTCCGCCGCAACCCCAAGTCCAAATCCTACTCCGACATCGGCTACTCCGCCTTCGGCCTCCACGGCCGCCTCCTTGCCTCACTCTTCATCTACCTCGAAATCTTCATGGCTTTAGTCTCTTACACCATCTCCCTCCACGACAACATCGCCGCAGCTTTTCCCGCCACCTTCACCAACCTCCACAACGGTTCTTTCCCCGCGGCAAAGCTGACGGCGGTGGCCGTGGCTATCGCTTTGCCGAGCCTGTGGATAAGAAATTTGTCTTCGATCTCGTATCTTTCTTCCGGTGGGATTTTTATGTCAGCTGTTATATTTATGTCGGTGGTTTACACGGCCGTGTTTGGAGGCGTTATCGACGATGGGAGGATTCCGGTGCTCCGGTTAGGGAATATCCCGACGGTTTCGGGAGTTTATTTGTTCGGCTTCGGTGGTCACATCGTATTTCCTAATCTGTATACTTCCATGAAAGATCCCTCCAAATTTACAAAGGTACATTag